One region of Drosophila subobscura isolate 14011-0131.10 chromosome J, UCBerk_Dsub_1.0, whole genome shotgun sequence genomic DNA includes:
- the LOC117893384 gene encoding uncharacterized protein LOC117893384, protein MEASRRDVYIPIILAVMIAECRPLTVDDIVDAVMSLLKCLRDQMDFEEALCGDHRGQRTNSHKM, encoded by the coding sequence ATGGAGGCGAGCCGCAGGGACGTCTACATACCCATTATCCTGGCAGTGATGATAGCCGAGTGTCGCCCGCTCACTGTGGACGACATCGTCGATGCAGTCATGTCACTGCTCAAATGTCTGCGCGATCAAATGGATTTTGAGGAGGCCCTCTGTGGCGACCATCGAGGACAGAGAACCAACAGCCATAAAATGTGA
- the LOC117893383 gene encoding uncharacterized protein LOC117893383, translating to MAKGPTNGLDFKKLCDTFSVICPDFRPGGSSEKLQSVDFANKVLFELGPKMRHVKQSGEDQMWRLVFSGGSSVYVHTYTFLRPIKSQPQLRDGKLYLTMKQAGLLAATQLCALLPAQHNPRDKILLTPLSRAVFEPQSIPKIAAALSALRRRVVDVAYVVAAVVSSCQSDGFHLQHSQCAIALVAIGATTKDPKARKRMRSKTLKQYSHRGKAFHSDEYKIYAEHSKMARQLAAESPISPIPPFPDVPKPPRRRDVAVVLRSIAKSPNDPLSGDTIDIKFVASAKEQDEDVVAGMSASVDVRLEGISMERMRFKLLSAEK from the coding sequence ATGGCAAAGGGACCAACCAACGGTTTAGATTTCAAGAAGCTGTGCGACACCTTCAGTGTTATTTGCCCCGACTTTCGGCCTGGGGGCTCATCGGAGAAGCTCCAAAGTGTGGATTTTGCCAACAAGGTGCTCTTCGAGCTGGGCCCCAAGATGCGGCATGTGAAGCAAAGTGGCGAGGACCAGATGTGGCGTTTGGTTTtcagtggcggcagcagcgtttACGTGCACACTTACACATTTCTGCGTCCGATCAAGAGCCAGCCCCAACTCAGAGACGGCAAGCTCTATTTGACCATGAAGCAGGCCGGCCTGCTAGCCGCCACCCAGCTGTGTGCCCTGTTGCCGGCGCAGCACAACCCGCGCGACAAGATTCTGCTGACGCCGCTCTCTCGCGCCGTCTTTGAGCCCCAGAGCATTCCGAAGATCGCGGCTGCCTTGAGTGCTCTCAGGCGTCGTGTGGTGGACGTCGCGTATGTGGTTGCCGCTGTGGTCAGCAGTTGCCAGAGCGACGGCTTCCATTTGCAGCACAGCCAGTGCGCCATAGCCCTGGTGGCCATTGGGGCGACCACCAAAGATCCCAAGGCACGCAAGAGAATGCGTTCGAAGACGCTGAAGCAGTACTCGCATCGCGGCAAAGCCTTTCACTCGGATGAGTACAAGATCTATGCAGAGCACTCGAAGATGGCACGCCAACTGGCAGCTGAATCACCCATATCCCCCATTCCCCCCTTCCCAGACGTACCCAAGCCCCCGCGCAGACGGGATGTGGCCGTTGTGTTGCGCAGCATTGCCAAGTCCCCGAATGATCCATTGAGTGGCGACACCATTGACATTAAATTCGTCGCTTCCGCGAAGGAGCAGGACGAGGATGTGGTGGCGGGCATGTCCGCATCCGTGGATGTTCGCCTAGAAGGTATAAGCATGGAGCGAATGAGATTCAAGCTGCTCTCCGCTGAAAAGTAA
- the LOC117895185 gene encoding LOW QUALITY PROTEIN: death-associated inhibitor of apoptosis 1 (The sequence of the model RefSeq protein was modified relative to this genomic sequence to represent the inferred CDS: deleted 1 base in 1 codon): MANVLTNPRYMFGPNAALELTAVLDQVDNNTNATQLFKNNIYSIMNEYNREEARLKTFANWPLAWLDKNQLARTGMFYTNEDDKVKCYFCEVEIGRWDLDDQPVPEHLRWSPNCPLLRRRTTNNVPLNSEALERILPPISYDICGANESTVELRESAYPEGRIPMSHITQSTGMNTVASPLMGSTATSTAATQANGDVQPETCRHVASGNYFPEYPEYAVESARLRTFEEWPRNLKQKPIQLAEAGFFYTGVGDRVRCFSCGGGLKDWDDNDEPWEQHALWLSQCRFVKLMKGQLYIDAVAAKPEPVAEKDETSTSTAETPAAASTTAPTTATVEAPSGDVAPSAATRIYEKIVSAAANQEGSTTASPSTAGGAAPAPNGSPVIPEEKLCKICYAAEYNTAFLPCGHVVACAKCASSVTKCPLCRKPFTDVMRVYFS, encoded by the exons atggcaaatgttttaaCCAATCCGAGGTACATGTTTGGACCGAATGCTGCACTCGAACTGACAGCGGTGCTCGACCAGGTGGACAACAATACGAATGCGACGCAGCTGTTCAAGAACAACATCTATAGTATCATGAACGAGTATAATCGGGAGGAGGCGCGCCTGAAAACCTTCGCCAACTGGCCGCTGGCGTGGCTCGACAAGAATCAGTTGGCCCGAACGGGCATGTTCTATACGAACGAGGACGATAAGGTCAAGTGCTATTTCTGCGAGGTGGAGATCGGGCGCTGGGATCTCGACGATCAACCTGTACCTGAGCATCTGCGCTGGTCGCCCAACTGTCCGCTCCTGCGCCGTCGCACAACCAACAACGTGCCGCTGAACAGCGAGGCCCTCGAACGCATCCTGCCCCCCATCAGCTACGACATATGCGGCGCCAACGAATCGACGGTGGAGCTGCGCGAGAGCGCCTATCCCGAGGGACGCATACCCATGTCGCACATCACCCAGTCCACCGGCATGAATACCGTCGCCTCCCCGCTAATGGGCTCCACTGCCACCTCGACGGCGGCCACCCAGGCCAACGGGGATGTCCAGCCGGAGACGTGTCGGCACGTTGCCAGCGGCAATTATTTTCCCGAGTATCCCGAATACGCCGTGGAGTCGGCGCGCCTGCGCACCTTCGAGGAATGGCCGCGCAACCTGAAACAGAAGCCAATACAGCTCGCCGAGGCGGGTTTCTTCTATACGGGCGTCGGCGACCGCGTCCGCTGCTTCAGCTGCGGCGGCGGACTCAAGGACTgggacgacaacgacgagcCCTGGGAGCAGCACGCTCTCTGGCTCAGTCAGTGCCGCTTCGTCAAGCTGATGAAGGGGCAGCTCTACATCGACGCTGTGGCTGCCAAGCCGGAGCCAGTCGCCGAGAAAGACGAGACGAGCACAAGCACAGCCGAGacgccagctgcagcttccaCCACAGCTCCAACGACAGCGACCGTCGAGGCCCCTTCCGGCGATGTGGCCCCATCGGCAGCCACTCGCATCTACGAGAAGATCGTGTCGGCCGCCGCCAACCAGGAGGGCAGCACTACAGCCAGCCCCAGCACGGCCGGAGGTGCGGCACCGGCGCCCAACGGCTCGCCGGTCATACCCGAGGAGAAGCTCTGCAAGATCTGCTATGCCGCGGAGTACAACACGGCG TTTTTACCCTGCGGCCACGTGGTGGCCTGCGCCAAGTGCGCCTCGTCCGTGACCAAGTGCCCGCTCTGCCGGAAGCCCTTCACCGATGTGATGCGtgtatatttttcttaa
- the LOC117893382 gene encoding uncharacterized protein LOC117893382 isoform X2 has protein sequence MEAINFNDFTPMERYEIIKAFLIKMRQANSMPSAQRFFEHYLRKFYKLPDKVVNDIAYCQRAMKTYLLIHQDPVIKNSYLHELEEILYEVNAECQYMLLRLQDDIDRFCLAFSEQELKPNDEVINDIVSGAIVPLVVSEKVSLEPYFVGVRPTEQELMQKYFITSEVSAPQLPLHAYTTTVVKESRLNLQAALARTRTPQVDKAERPKEEFMQSVGLITLIEKQRINLSQEVKQTVPQQYSLPPKKQKAPQPK, from the exons ATGGAGGCCATTAACTTCAACGATTTCACGCCGATGGAGCGCTATGAGATAATTAAAGCATTCCTAATCAAAATGCGCCAAGCAAACTCGATGCCAAGCGCCCAGCGCTTCTTTGAGCATTACCTTCGCAAATTCTACAAGCTGCCGGACAAAGTGGTAAACGATATTGCCTACTGTCAGCGGGCCATGAAGACGTATCTGTTGATACACCAG GACCCCGTTATCAAGAACAGCTACCTTCACGAACTCGAGGAGATCCTGTACGAGGTGAATGCCGAGTGCCAGTACATGCTGTTGCGCCTGCAGGATGACATCGACCGCTTCTGTTTGGCATTTAGtgagcaggagctgaagccCAATGATGAAGTGATAAACGATATTGTCAGTGGGGCTATTGTGCCGCTTGTGGTGTCTGAAAAAGTATCGTTAGAGCCGTACTTTGTTGGCGTGCGGCCCACAGAGCAGGAACTGATGCAGAAGTACTTTATCACCAGCGAAGTGTCTGCCCCACAATTGCCGCTGCACGCCTACACGACCACGGTGGTCAAGGagagccgcctcaacctacaGGCAGCGTTGGCCCGCACGCGCACTCCTCAGGTCGACAAAGCGGAGCGCCCAAAGGAAGAATTTATGCAGTCCGTCGGACTCATCACCCTCATAGAGAAACAACGCATCAACCTGTCGCAAGAAGTCAAGCAAACGGTGCCCCAACAGTATTCATTGCcgccaaaaaagcaaaaggcgcCGCAACCCAAATGA
- the LOC117893380 gene encoding uncharacterized protein LOC117893380, giving the protein MMKMKLWLLPLLHCLLFIAALRASCPIYLTISLSGKALHDSCLEVNWGPDCAGPPEWIGIYGQDPTISNFQPELRINGITNRTGKLSTPIKLGKLLFPGGWNRLDGNESPATRYPRGKCLPHYVASYNGTELLTVECLKIQPNWMAQIKDGEQMPLKSLFLPGTHASGAFVASYSKTKSLLVNDYLVAQHFDVWSQLVFGIRYLDFSVGYKYMDSDNDADNFWIANENMFIIPLAGVLRDVRHFVERSGELVILDFSSFPIGFYKHPEIYSSLFHLLRQELGEVAYQRNVTLDEHCANRNFRQLLALGIHVVLLFPTQELPYPENESGLLCSPWQRFSTSYMNISQTLDYMRLLFSRKPDGPVQDDGWIFTAVKSMEQTLNTHKLQTAKERAAVINPKVNQWLKGPWGMNANVVAMDYFSNTNIVDLAIEVNAHKAFLLANKNKFINLEILR; this is encoded by the exons ATGATGAAAATGaaactgtggctgctgcctttgctgcaCTGCCTGCTGTTCATCGCAGCCCTCAGAG CCAGCTGCCCCATCTATCTGACCATCTCGCTGTCCGGCAAGGCCTTGCATGACTCTTGCCTGGAGGTTAACTGGGGTCCCGACTGCGCCGGCCCGCCCGAATGGATTGGCATCTATGGCCAGGATCCGACCATTTCCAACTTCCAGCCGGAACTGCGCATCAATGGCATCACCAATCGAACGGGCAAACTGTCGACGCCCATCAAGCTGGGCAAGCTGCTGTTTCCCGGTGGCTGGAATCGTCTGGATGGCAATGAGTCGCCTGCCACACGCTATCCCAGGGGCAAGTGCCTGCCGCATTATGTGGCCAGCTACAATGGCACGGAGCTGCTCACCGTGGAGTGCCTGAAGATCCAGCCCAATTGGATGGCCCAAATCAAGGACGGGGAACAGATGCCGCTGAAGAGCCTCTTCCTGCCGGGCACCCATGCCTCGGGCGCCTTCGTTGCCAGCTACAGCAAGACCAAGTCGCTGCTCGTCAATGACTATCTGGTGGCGCAGCATTTCGATGTGTGGTCACAGCTTGTCTTTGGCATAAGATATCTGGACTTTAGTGTGGG CTACAAGTACATGGACAGTGACAACGATGCTGACAATTTCTGGATAGCCAATGAGAACATGTTCATCATACCCCTGGCCGGTGTGCTGCGCGACGTGCGTCACTTTGTGGAACGCTCGGGGGAGCTGGTCATACTCGACTTTAGCTCCTTTCCCATTGGCTTCTACAAGCATCCGGAGATCTACAGCTCGCTGTTTCACCTGCTGCGCCAGGAGCTGGGCGAGGTGGCCTACCAGCGGAATGTGACGCTGGATGAGCATTGCGCCAATCGCAACTTTCGGCAGCTCCTAGCGCTGGGCATACacgtggtgctgctgtttcccACCCAAGAGCTGCCCTACCCGGAGAATG AATCGGGGCTGCTCTGCTCGCCGTGGCAGCGCTTCAGCACCAGCTACATGAACATCTCCCAGACGCTGGATTATATGCGTTTGCTGTTCAGCAGGAAGCCTGATGGACCTGTGCAGGATGATGGCTGGATATTCACCGCTGTGAAGAGCATGGAGCAGACCCTCAACACGCACAAGCTGCAGACGGCCAAGGAGCGGGCGGCAGTCATCAATCCCAAGGTGAATCAGTGGCTGAAGGGTCCGTGGGGCATGAATGCCAATGTCGTGGCCATGGATTACTTCAGCAACACGAATATCGTCGATTTGGCAATAGAAGTGAACGCGCACAAGGCCtttttgctggccaacaaGAACAAGTTCATTAATTTAGAAATTTTGCGTTAA
- the LOC117893381 gene encoding uncharacterized protein LOC117893381 yields the protein MAAITGPKFSLDFEKLKETFAEICPDFGKEPSYEVASVSRRFAEQVIFSYSKQAKAAKAEKKDMTWTMRLDVKNEDGFDVRNEVQILTHFLREPLLTQPFVMRNQLRITFKQASLLAVHKYCQLVPHLVKRREIVLTPLAGAVFAQDDMPKLAETLGVPLADLVMAVISSCQTDGYYLEHSRCHIALVALVKTVADDKMRSSIVKKTIKMYKQHGKQFDMEKYKVWSTFQRRSAPASSKISKATDEDEYDKLAAQVLALQLSSPKAGEPSQIKGTPKRAMKCAANFQMAKTSLM from the coding sequence ATGGCAGCCATCACTGGACCAAAGTTCAGCTTGGACTTTGAGAAGCTGAAGGAAACATTTGCTGAAATCTGCCCGGACTTTGGTAAGGAGCCCAGCTATGAGGTGGCCAGCGTGTCTCGTCGCTTTGCCGAGCAAGTGATCTTCTCGTACAGCAAGCAGGCCAAGGCAGCCAAGGCTGAGAAGAAGGACATGACCTGGACCATGCGGCTGGACGTGAAGAACGAAGACGGATTTGATGTTCGCAATGAGGTGCAGATACTGACGCACTTCCTACGGGAACCGCTGCTGACCCAGCCCTTTGTGATGCGCAATCAGCTGCGGATCACATTTAAGCAGGCCAGCCTGCTGGCGGTGCACAAGTACTGCCAGCTGGTGCCGCACTTGGTGAAGCGCAGAGAGATTGTGCTCACTCCGCTGGCTGGAGCAGTGTTTGCCCAGGACGACATGCCAAAGCTGGCAGAGACGCTGGGCGTGCCTCTCGCCGACCTGGTGATGGCTGTcatcagcagctgccagaCGGACGGCTACTACCTGGAGCACAGTCGCTGTCACATCGCGTTGGTGGCACTCGTAAAGACGGTCGCCGATGACAAGATGCGCTCCTCGATCGTTAAGAAAACCATCAAAATGTACAAGCAGCACGGCAAGCAGTTCGACATGGAAAAGTACAAGGTTTGGAGTACATTCCAGCGGcgttctgctcctgcctcgAGTAAGATCTCCAAAGCCACAGACGAGGACGAGTATGATAAGCTGGCCGCGCAGGTTCTGGCTCTGCAACTGAGCAGCCCCAAGGCGGGGGAGCCAAGCCAGATTAAAGGTACACCAAAGCGTGCCATGAAATGTGCAGCCAATTTTCAGATGGCCAAAACGAGCCTCATGTGA
- the LOC117893510 gene encoding uncharacterized protein LOC117893510 produces the protein MESSRKDVYIPIVLAVMAAYSRPVPLDEIVDGVMELLSSLRDPIDFEGATGRKISGIRK, from the coding sequence ATGGAGTCGAGCCGCAAAGACGTCTACATACCCATCGTGCTGGCCGTGATGGCCGCCTACAGTCGCCCCGTTCCCTTGGACGAAATCGTCGATGGAGTCATGGAACTGCTCAGCTCTTTGCGAGATCCAATTGACTTTGAGGGTGCCACTGGCAGGAAAATCTCTGGGATAAGAAAGTGA
- the LOC117893382 gene encoding uncharacterized protein LOC117893382 isoform X1: MEAINFNDFTPMERYEIIKAFLIKMRQANSMPSAQRFFEHYLRKFYKLPDKVVNDIAYCQRAMKTYLLIHQTIVRVFGEQEDADPVIKNSYLHELEEILYEVNAECQYMLLRLQDDIDRFCLAFSEQELKPNDEVINDIVSGAIVPLVVSEKVSLEPYFVGVRPTEQELMQKYFITSEVSAPQLPLHAYTTTVVKESRLNLQAALARTRTPQVDKAERPKEEFMQSVGLITLIEKQRINLSQEVKQTVPQQYSLPPKKQKAPQPK; the protein is encoded by the exons ATGGAGGCCATTAACTTCAACGATTTCACGCCGATGGAGCGCTATGAGATAATTAAAGCATTCCTAATCAAAATGCGCCAAGCAAACTCGATGCCAAGCGCCCAGCGCTTCTTTGAGCATTACCTTCGCAAATTCTACAAGCTGCCGGACAAAGTGGTAAACGATATTGCCTACTGTCAGCGGGCCATGAAGACGTATCTGTTGATACACCAG ACAATCGTTCGCGTTTTCGGCGAGCAAGAGGACGCC GACCCCGTTATCAAGAACAGCTACCTTCACGAACTCGAGGAGATCCTGTACGAGGTGAATGCCGAGTGCCAGTACATGCTGTTGCGCCTGCAGGATGACATCGACCGCTTCTGTTTGGCATTTAGtgagcaggagctgaagccCAATGATGAAGTGATAAACGATATTGTCAGTGGGGCTATTGTGCCGCTTGTGGTGTCTGAAAAAGTATCGTTAGAGCCGTACTTTGTTGGCGTGCGGCCCACAGAGCAGGAACTGATGCAGAAGTACTTTATCACCAGCGAAGTGTCTGCCCCACAATTGCCGCTGCACGCCTACACGACCACGGTGGTCAAGGagagccgcctcaacctacaGGCAGCGTTGGCCCGCACGCGCACTCCTCAGGTCGACAAAGCGGAGCGCCCAAAGGAAGAATTTATGCAGTCCGTCGGACTCATCACCCTCATAGAGAAACAACGCATCAACCTGTCGCAAGAAGTCAAGCAAACGGTGCCCCAACAGTATTCATTGCcgccaaaaaagcaaaaggcgcCGCAACCCAAATGA